The DNA region aaagaaaaaaaaaaactaccatTACGCCAAGGTTTGTGCTCTAAATAAATTCATCCATAAGAAACAATAATTCATCAACTAGAAATCATCTATTATATCTAATAAAGTAATTCAATCTGTCAAAGTAATATAATCGCACATACAAAAAAATATACTGTCATCCTACACATTAAAACAATGTAAATAGGACTTGAGGACGACAAAAACAGGTCTAAAGCAAACAGCTCCCATATTTTAAACTTTAAAACAATTTAAGCATTACGTAAATTGGGTTTTCACTGGCAGACTAGAATGATCATTGTAGAATCATTTTCCTtgtaaaataactcataaaagacAACATACAGGAGTACCTACTAAATATGACCTATCCCATGTCTAGAAATTTTAGGCAAACATTATGAGCAACAAGTCAATCTTGTATTCATGTGCTACCAGGAGCATCGTTGCCAGCTGCAGGTTTGCGATTGAGATATCGGATGACAGCATCTTCAACCCTGTTATATTTCCATCAGTAGCACAATACATAGTCAGCATAAGAAAAGCTACTCCTTAGGGAAGTTAAAAGAAGCCAACACATAAACAAAAGGCATACCATGGTTGGTTATAGAAGTCAGAACGGCGTTCCCTCTCAGCATTCCGACTTGCTTCACCTGCAACCAGTTTCAAGTCCCTACTCTGAGAAGCAATCAGAGTGTTTATGAACTCTACAGGAGATTGACTGAATCCAAGAAAGAAAGCCCTTCTCCTACGATGCTCATGAATCTTCTTGATAGAAGCGCATATTACTTCATCACAAGCTTCGATATCTCTGTGTTTCTCTGTGTTGGCAAGGAAAGCTGACATTTCCTTCTGCAGCGGAAATGGAACATCAACTAGCACATCATAGCAGGCATTGCCCACAGCCCCATTTCCTGAAAGCCTAATCTTATGCTCCAAGTGAATGGGTTGTGGTGGATACAAATGATGTGAGATCTTCTGCGACACCATAGCAAACTTCATCTTGTCTTCTCCAAATATCTTCTTCAAGGGtggatcacaagcaaaataggaagAATCTGTAGTGCTCTGCAATTTCTTCGCCTTCACATACTGCCATATCCCAGCAATAATTCTAGCTCGTGTATCAACCTCGATCCCAAGCACCTCCATCAGCGGAGGTGACAATCTGAACTTCTCAGGATTGTAATTCATCTCAAGCCTTATACTAGCTGTGAACTCTTTATCCCCCCTTCTCTTGACCTCAAAGCCCTCCTGCGGCACCGGGGAGCGTGCCTGCTCCCACACGATCGTGGGGTTCTCCGGGTAGAGTGATGGGTCCAATGCGATCGTAACCCTCCTAAAAAACGATGAGAACTTGGGATACATGGGGTTGGGCTTAGGCAGCGCACCAGCAGGATCAGGGTCGACCCCATCCTCCAAGATCCTTCCGACGATCTTCAGTGACCAAGAGGGAGGCTCCATGGGCTCAGGGATCATCCGCGTCTGGTTGGCGAAGGTATTGAAGACATAAATTCTAAGCGTCCTCTGCATGGAAGGCGGGCTTCTCAGAGCTTCTTGGATATCGATCTTCTTCCTCGCGAGGGCCGCATCGACCCGGGCCTCGAACTCAAGCAACTGGGTATAGAGGGCAGACTCGGGCAAGAGGGCAGCGACTCGGTCGGGCAACTGCTTCTCCGGAAGTCTGCGCTTCTTCCTCCGGGCGGCAGCGGTTATATCGGCGGCCTTGATGATTGGGCTGGCGGCGGCAGAAATGGGGGCCGGGGGCCGCGCTGGGGGCTTCTGAGGAAGCCGTTTAGGGCCGCTCGACAAACCAGGCGTGGAGAAGGAGGGGGAGTTGGAACCGAGCAAACCGACCTGGGATTGCGAACCCATCTGAATCTGGAAAGGGGAGTGTACTTGCGGCTGGGCCTGCGGATGCGCTTGGGAGTGGAAGAGACCCTGGAAAGGGGAAGAACCCGGCGGCGGCGGGGGGCGGAGATGGGGCGGCTGGTTAGCCGACGCCGGTGAGGCCATTCCAGGGTTCCCTAGCGGTGGCGGGCCGCCGACACCACGTGGCTGGTTGTTGTTGTTCGACGCCATCAAAGAACCACCAATTCGAAACCTCAGAACCCTAATTAATCTCCAAACGCCAAAATAACAACTTTAAGGAAACGAATCGAAGCCCTGATCAGAACGCCAAATCGAGACAAAGATCTCACCTTTCGGTGGAAGGAGGCGTCGATCTGAGGAATTTCCGATGGACTTCCCGGTGAAGCGAAAAAACCCTATGGGGATTAGGGTTTAGATGACggagaaggaaagaaggaagcTAACTTCTCGCCGTtcgtttccctctctctctccgtaGCTCGTCCTTTCTCTTACATCTCGTTCTCTTTCCAAACACCTTTTCAGATATGGGGACGACGCGAGCCATATACTCGCCAAGTCGGTCTAACCCAACCTAATCTAATGTCTCGAATCGAGCCCTTTGGACCGGGATTGAACCCAACCCCAATTGATTTGGGTCAGATTGGAAAGAATAATTTGGACTCCAattaggagtccaacactgagctttCTTTAGTTGATTAAATCAAAAAAATCcaaatcttatttatttatttatttattgtaaaGTCTTCTTATATCTTTCCATTTCTCCCTTCACCATCAAATCATAAAACCATGTTCAGCAGAACAATTCTTAGATGTGACACTAGAAAGCATAATCGATGTAAATGGCTAATCATCAGACAATTTATTGGCTTTTATAGAAATGCAATACAACATATATCTCATTGGAGTAGTCATATAAGATTTGGTTCCCTGATGTGAagaaaatgattgcttgtggtagCAAACAACAGCCACTTCAGTGAAAAGAGCTCATCATCTTCTCTTTCCTTCTCTCCTTGAAGCTTAGTCTGCACAGCAAAGGCAACAAGCAACACTTTCCACTCCTCTTATCTTTACTGGGAGTTGGA from Musa acuminata AAA Group cultivar baxijiao unplaced genomic scaffold, Cavendish_Baxijiao_AAA HiC_scaffold_1117, whole genome shotgun sequence includes:
- the LOC135666646 gene encoding SWI/SNF complex component SNF12 homolog, whose amino-acid sequence is MASNNNNQPRGVGGPPPLGNPGMASPASANQPPHLRPPPPPGSSPFQGLFHSQAHPQAQPQVHSPFQIQMGSQSQVGLLGSNSPSFSTPGLSSGPKRLPQKPPARPPAPISAAASPIIKAADITAAARRKKRRLPEKQLPDRVAALLPESALYTQLLEFEARVDAALARKKIDIQEALRSPPSMQRTLRIYVFNTFANQTRMIPEPMEPPSWSLKIVGRILEDGVDPDPAGALPKPNPMYPKFSSFFRRVTIALDPSLYPENPTIVWEQARSPVPQEGFEVKRRGDKEFTASIRLEMNYNPEKFRLSPPLMEVLGIEVDTRARIIAGIWQYVKAKKLQSTTDSSYFACDPPLKKIFGEDKMKFAMVSQKISHHLYPPQPIHLEHKIRLSGNGAVGNACYDVLVDVPFPLQKEMSAFLANTEKHRDIEACDEVICASIKKIHEHRRRRAFFLGFSQSPVEFINTLIASQSRDLKLVAGEASRNAERERRSDFYNQPWVEDAVIRYLNRKPAAGNDAPGST